The genome window TTGATCCTTAGATCTCTCCTGGATAATTCCGGAACTAAATATCCTTTGGAACTCTTCAGCGCTTACTTTTCTACTTCCTGCAAAAGAAGATCGTAGAGCAATACCCAACTCTGAATCACTTATGTTGGCCGGAAGATATATCGGTAGAACATCGGGCTCCGCAAATCCGAGAATTCCTTGAGACATAGTAGTTAAACAAAAAAAATCTCCGTTAAACCTCGCCAAAGCAGAAGCGATTAGAGTGCGCATATTTATTTTACCTTTGTCACATTTATCTTAATGCCCTTGCTATTTGCGTATTCAACCGACTTATAAATGGCCTCCATTTGTGCCGCCGTTGATTCAGTGGGTATCCCAAGCCCCATTACTTTTGAGTTGATGGCGGAACTTTTTAGAACAAAATTACCTTTCCCATCTTCAACAAAGTTTACCATCTTATCTACGTATGCATTCAAAGTCCGGGTAATACTATCAGGACGCAAGAAATACGTTGGAGACATGGTGTCCAAGGTTTTGTCACTAATAGCAACGCCATCTGGTGTGACATGATCAAATGTTGAAAAATTTTCTTTGATCAAATTTAGATCTATTGTCCCTGGCGGCAACTTCGACTGAACGAATTGTTCAAACGGCTTGCCCTGCTCTTTAATGCCCTGCCCCCATTTCACTCCAGTAGCGATACCATCTACAACGTCAGCACCTATTTTTACATCTATCGCAGATGAAATCGTCTCGTCTACACCTCCATTATTCCCTATTGAGGTTTTACCAAAGATAGGCGAAATCCCTGTTTTCGGAAGAACAAACGCCGATCCAATCTCAGCTAGCTGCCCGACCGTAAGGGTCAATGCATTGCGAGTACTGTCACTCGCGCCAACCGCCGTCGCGCCGAGATAGGCCAATCCCGCTGCAGCGCTATTCCCGAGCGTATCGAGAATGGCCATATTGTTTGAGAACTGCATCCCGCTAGGGGTCAAGCTCTCATTCGGGGCGGTGTTGTAGTACAGACCTGACTTGTTTCGCGCATCAACAAATGCCTGCTCGTTAACGCTCTTGTCGTGCCCGACCAGCATGTCTCTCCATGTGAAATTAGCATCGACATAGTCGCGCTTGTCGCTGCTCAAACCAGCATACGGATAGCCATAACTTGGACTCGGACCATTTCTAACGAGTTCCCATGCTGCGTCGGCACCATTTTGTGCCGCATATGCGCCAAGATAGGTCTGCAGATCCTGCATTTGCGCTGCGGTCAGCTGTTCTCCCGAACGATACTCCTGCAGCAAGCCATCGCTGACTTGGTCGCTGACATCGAGGATGACGAGATCTCTTGCTTCCTGCGCGGTCAGTTCGCCCGACTTGGCTTTGGCACGGAGCGCCTCAAGCTGCTTCTTTTGCTCATCACCTAGGAAATTGTTTTCGGCTGCATTCTTGGCAACCATGCTTCCCACCGCCGCATCGCTCAAGCTCCCGCCCGTCATCCCGCCCACCAGCGCGCCGACCGCTTGCGACAACGCCAGGATCGTCTGCTTGTCCTGCTCGGAGAGGTCGCTCGGCTTGGTGTCGGCGCCATAGAGCGTCTTGGTCAGGTATTGCGCTGCAGCTTCGCCGCCCGCTCCAGCCAGCGCACCTCCTGCGCCTGAACTGCCGTTGGCTTCGGCCAGCACAGCGCCTAGTAGTGCATGCGACAGCAACTGCGCTGCCGCATTCGGATCGCTGCCATGGTTGGCGTCGAAGGTCTGTCCGATCAGTTGCGCCGCATACGGCGCCAGCGCATTGCTCGCCACCTGCGTGCCGCTCTGACCGGACACGCCACCGACCAGTGCAGTGGTCACCGCCTGCAACGCACGGCTGTACTCACCGCCGGTGCCCCATTGGGTTTGGCTGGTATAGGCATCTCGGTAGGCTGCACTCTGGCTCAGCAAAAGATCCTGTTGCTGAGTTGGATCCAGTTTCGCGAACGCCGCTTGCTGATCGCCGTTCAGCCCTTCCAGGTAGGCACCGCGCGCCTCGGCGGTCTTCTTCGCCGCATTCGCCGCGATGTCGCCAGCCACCTGGCGACTGGTCTCCAGAACTGTCCCAGCAGCCGCGCCCATGGCTTGCTGCTCGGCCAGCACCTTGCGCACGTCCGGCAGCATCGCCAGCGCCTCGTTCGCCTTGCTGGCATCGGTGTTGATGCCCGTCTCCGCTGCCGTGGTGCGCTTGCCGCCGATCGTGATGTTGCCCTCGGTCAGCGTGGCGCGCGTGGTCGTACTGTCGTTGCCACTCTGGGACATCGGCAGTCCGCCGCCCAGCCCGCCGCTGTTGACTGCGCCATAGTTCCCATTAGCGATGTTGCTGCCGATGTTCTTGGCTTGGTCGCCCGCGCTCACTGCCACCGGGTTGCCATTGGCATCGGTGGCCGGTGTGCCGCTGCTACCGAACCCGCCAGCGAGACTGCCGGAGCTAGCCGAGTAGCCCATCCGGTTCTGCAAGTCGCTGAAGGTCAGCGAGGTTGCGGTCAGTTCGCTGTTGTCCGCGTTGGTGCTGGCGATCGCGCCGCCGACCAGGTTCACGTTGCCCGCATCGACGTGGTAGCCGCCCTTGCCGGCGAACAGGCCCGACTGTTCGATCACGCCGGTGGAGTTGCCGTTGGCCTTGGCCGTGCTGGCGTAGCCACTGGCGTCCCAGGCGGTACCGAAGGACACCTGGATACGGCCGCCGTAGCCGCTCTCCTTGGACTGAATGTTCGCCGTGTCCTGTAGCGACTCGATGGTCAGGTCGCCGCCGGTCTGCACGTCGATGCGGTCGGCCTTGGCCACCGCGCCGCGCAACGTGGTGTCGCCCTTCGAGGTGAGGGAGATGTTCTGCGCGGCCAGCTCCGTGTTCTTCCATGTCGCGCTGTCGGCGTTGGAGGAGTGACTGCCGACGCTGGCCTGTGCATAGGCATAGACGCCGGTCTGCGCGCCGACCGAGGCGCCCACGCCCACTTCCAGGCCAGCATTGCTGCCCTTGCTCTGTTCCGAGCCCGCGGACTTGCCTGCTTCCAGCACCAGGTCGCGTGCCGCGTCCAGGCTCAGCGTGTCGCCGGCCTTCAGGTTGCCCTGCACCACGTGCAGATTGCCGCTGGTGCTGGTCAGGCTGACGTTGCCGCCGCCACTGATGGTCGAGCCTTGCGCGGTCTGGCTGCCGGCCTTGTATTTCTCCGTGCTGGTGGCATAGCCCACGCCGGCTTCCACGCTGACCAGCGCGCCGCTGCCCGCGCCGCCGGCCATGCTGCTGATCGCGCTGGCGGCCTGGTAGCCGTTGGCCGCTGCCGCCATGCCCTGCATCGCCGACAGCCTGCCGTCGGAGTTGCGCGCCGCATCGACGTTGTTGATCAGGTCGATCAGCGGCGACTTCACCCGCGCGAACGCGCCGATCTT of Xanthomonas sacchari contains these proteins:
- a CDS encoding contact-dependent growth inhibition system immunity protein; this translates as MRTLIASALARFNGDFFCLTTMSQGILGFAEPDVLPIYLPANISDSELGIALRSSFAGSRKVSAEEFQRIFSSGIIQERSKDQDLWIIKNYGYKSRSAAYKKMDTCDVSMFEDEIEIQPTHKKSIDGFTVRKDKGPFAFCLPSNVSNAELGAALRKGFSYCTRG
- a CDS encoding hemagglutinin repeat-containing protein, whose protein sequence is MASSVGSLGGNVSLSAGGTYTQSASNVVAAKDVDVIAASIQLLIANDSHAASLQDDTLKIGAFARVKSPLIDLINNVDAARNSDGRLSAMQGMAAAANGYQAASAISSMAGGAGSGALVSVEAGVGYATSTEKYKAGSQTAQGSTISGGGNVSLTSTSGNLHVVQGNLKAGDTLSLDAARDLVLEAGKSAGSEQSKGSNAGLEVGVGASVGAQTGVYAYAQASVGSHSSNADSATWKNTELAAQNISLTSKGDTTLRGAVAKADRIDVQTGGDLTIESLQDTANIQSKESGYGGRIQVSFGTAWDASGYASTAKANGNSTGVIEQSGLFAGKGGYHVDAGNVNLVGGAIASTNADNSELTATSLTFSDLQNRMGYSASSGSLAGGFGSSGTPATDANGNPVAVSAGDQAKNIGSNIANGNYGAVNSGGLGGGLPMSQSGNDSTTTRATLTEGNITIGGKRTTAAETGINTDASKANEALAMLPDVRKVLAEQQAMGAAAGTVLETSRQVAGDIAANAAKKTAEARGAYLEGLNGDQQAAFAKLDPTQQQDLLLSQSAAYRDAYTSQTQWGTGGEYSRALQAVTTALVGGVSGQSGTQVASNALAPYAAQLIGQTFDANHGSDPNAAAQLLSHALLGAVLAEANGSSGAGGALAGAGGEAAAQYLTKTLYGADTKPSDLSEQDKQTILALSQAVGALVGGMTGGSLSDAAVGSMVAKNAAENNFLGDEQKKQLEALRAKAKSGELTAQEARDLVILDVSDQVSDGLLQEYRSGEQLTAAQMQDLQTYLGAYAAQNGADAAWELVRNGPSPSYGYPYAGLSSDKRDYVDANFTWRDMLVGHDKSVNEQAFVDARNKSGLYYNTAPNESLTPSGMQFSNNMAILDTLGNSAAAGLAYLGATAVGASDSTRNALTLTVGQLAEIGSAFVLPKTGISPIFGKTSIGNNGGVDETISSAIDVKIGADVVDGIATGVKWGQGIKEQGKPFEQFVQSKLPPGTIDLNLIKENFSTFDHVTPDGVAISDKTLDTMSPTYFLRPDSITRTLNAYVDKMVNFVEDGKGNFVLKSSAINSKVMGLGIPTESTAAQMEAIYKSVEYANSKGIKINVTKVK